One window from the genome of Variovorax sp. PAMC26660 encodes:
- a CDS encoding LysR family transcriptional regulator: MELHQIRAFVAVARVGNVTRAADALCVTQPAVTAQIKGLESSLGVALFDRSGGRMTLTRAGDRLLPQAEALLSAASELKGAARNMQGELSGRIDLGLPGESPEFLRTGSLSVAVQRSLPLVELHTRTHAVGHLLDQVRGGGLAGAFTISVHPPRDLQWIALRSVCYRIAFPPRLAAEMQRGGWRVLAGLPWVDGTAESHVHQMLRGLFEQQGLTPNVVMRSDDTSSLETFVRAGSACALLREEVAVPGVERGDWVVWGHARVDAQLYFSSAAERASDPLVVALASAVQSVWA, translated from the coding sequence ATGGAACTGCACCAGATCCGCGCCTTCGTGGCGGTGGCGCGCGTGGGCAACGTGACGCGGGCAGCCGACGCGCTGTGCGTCACGCAGCCCGCGGTCACCGCGCAGATCAAGGGGCTGGAGTCGAGCCTGGGCGTGGCCCTGTTCGACCGCAGCGGCGGACGCATGACGCTCACGCGCGCCGGCGACCGGCTGCTGCCCCAGGCCGAGGCGCTGCTGAGCGCCGCCAGCGAACTGAAGGGCGCCGCGCGCAACATGCAGGGCGAACTCAGCGGACGCATCGACCTGGGTCTGCCGGGCGAATCGCCGGAGTTTCTGCGCACGGGCAGCCTGTCGGTCGCGGTGCAGCGCAGCCTGCCGCTGGTGGAACTGCACACCCGCACCCATGCCGTGGGCCATCTGCTGGACCAGGTGCGCGGCGGCGGCCTTGCGGGCGCCTTCACGATCAGCGTGCATCCGCCGCGCGACCTTCAGTGGATCGCGCTGCGTTCGGTCTGCTACCGCATCGCCTTTCCACCGCGGCTGGCGGCCGAGATGCAGCGCGGCGGCTGGCGCGTGCTGGCCGGGCTGCCGTGGGTGGACGGCACGGCCGAGTCGCATGTGCACCAGATGCTGCGCGGCCTGTTCGAGCAGCAGGGCCTGACGCCGAATGTGGTGATGCGCAGCGACGACACGAGTTCGCTCGAGACCTTCGTGCGCGCCGGGAGCGCCTGTGCACTGCTGCGCGAGGAAGTGGCCGTGCCGGGCGTGGAGCGCGGCGACTGGGTGGTCTGGGGCCATGCCCGGGTGGACGCTCAGCTCTACTTCAGCAGCGCAGCGGAACGCGCCAGCGACCCGCTGGTGGTGGCGCTGGCTTCGGCGGTGCAGTCCGTCTGGGCTTGA
- the ftsY gene encoding signal recognition particle-docking protein FtsY, whose product MFSFFKKKPPAETPVAPAPPAPAATPPAAEPAPARSVFSPSSWFGAKPAAEEAPPAPAPTPAPSPAPAPVEAPAPVAAPAPAAVPMPVPAPVVPAPSPAPAPAPAPAPVFVPPPPPPAPVPVPVPVPVAEPAIATERKSWFDKLKTGLRKTGTGIQAVFVNAQIDDALYEELESALLMADTGVKATEYLLDDLKVRVKRQMATNAAQVKLLLADAITDLLKPLEKPLVIGQFTPTVIMVAGVNGAGKTTSIGKLTKHLATEGASVLLAAADTFRAAAREQLLVWADRNTVEIVSNEGGDPSAVSFDAVNAGKARGKDVVLVDTAGRLPTQLHLMDELKKIKRVVTKADATAPHEVLLVIDGNTGQNALAQVKSFDETLGLTGLIVTKLDGTAKGGVLCAIARERPIPVYFIGVGEKLEDLETFNAREFAQALLG is encoded by the coding sequence ATGTTCAGTTTCTTCAAGAAAAAACCGCCTGCCGAAACCCCGGTCGCGCCGGCGCCCCCCGCGCCTGCCGCCACGCCACCTGCTGCCGAGCCCGCCCCGGCACGCTCGGTGTTTTCGCCTTCGAGCTGGTTCGGCGCGAAGCCGGCGGCTGAAGAGGCGCCTCCGGCACCTGCGCCCACACCAGCACCTTCACCTGCGCCCGCACCCGTCGAGGCACCCGCACCAGTTGCCGCGCCTGCCCCGGCGGCGGTGCCAATGCCTGTACCGGCGCCGGTCGTGCCCGCCCCTTCCCCGGCGCCAGCGCCAGCACCTGCCCCTGCCCCCGTCTTCGTTCCGCCTCCACCGCCCCCTGCACCGGTCCCTGTGCCCGTGCCTGTGCCTGTCGCGGAACCCGCCATCGCCACCGAGCGCAAGAGCTGGTTCGACAAGCTCAAGACCGGCCTGCGCAAGACCGGCACCGGCATCCAGGCCGTCTTCGTCAATGCGCAGATCGACGATGCGCTGTACGAAGAACTCGAATCCGCCCTGCTGATGGCCGACACCGGCGTCAAGGCGACCGAGTACCTGCTCGACGACCTGAAGGTCCGCGTCAAGCGCCAGATGGCCACCAACGCCGCGCAGGTCAAGCTGCTGCTGGCCGATGCCATCACCGACCTGCTCAAGCCGCTCGAAAAGCCGCTGGTCATCGGCCAGTTCACGCCGACCGTGATCATGGTGGCCGGCGTCAACGGCGCAGGCAAGACCACCTCCATCGGCAAGCTCACCAAGCACCTGGCCACCGAAGGCGCCTCGGTGCTGCTCGCCGCCGCCGACACCTTCCGGGCAGCGGCGCGCGAACAGTTGCTGGTCTGGGCCGACCGCAACACTGTCGAGATCGTGAGCAACGAAGGCGGTGACCCTTCCGCCGTGAGCTTCGACGCGGTGAACGCCGGCAAGGCGCGCGGCAAGGACGTGGTGCTGGTCGACACGGCAGGGCGCCTGCCGACGCAACTGCACCTGATGGACGAGCTGAAGAAGATCAAGCGCGTGGTCACCAAGGCCGACGCCACGGCGCCGCACGAGGTGCTGCTGGTGATCGACGGCAACACCGGACAGAACGCACTCGCGCAGGTCAAATCCTTCGACGAGACGCTGGGCCTCACGGGCCTGATCGTGACCAAGCTCGACGGCACGGCCAAGGGCGGCGTGCTGTGCGCCATTGCGCGCGAGCGGCCGATTCCGGTGTACTTCATCGGCGTGGGCGAGAAGCTCGAAGACCTCGAGACCTTCAACGCGCGCGAGTTCGCGCAGGCCCTGCTCGGATAA
- the rpoH gene encoding RNA polymerase sigma factor RpoH — translation MTTLSGVSANQLAVANPWSMVPPLGNLDAYISAANRLPLLTLEEEQGFARKLRDQNDLDAAGALILSHLRLVVSISRQYLGYGLPHGDLIQEGNVGLMKAVKRFDPDQGVRLVSYAMHWIKAEIHEYILKNWRMVKVATTKAQRKLFFNLRSMKQGFKAESAAADNGTHRETLSPDEVSQMATRLNVKPEEVVEMETRLSGGDVLLDPGPSDDGDEGFGPIAYLADATQEPTALLESQQRDRLSSDGIATALEALDDRSRRIVEERWLKVNDDGSGGMTLHDLAAVYGVSAERIRQIEVAAMKKMKKALADYA, via the coding sequence ATGACAACGCTGTCTGGAGTCTCTGCCAACCAGCTGGCCGTCGCCAATCCATGGTCGATGGTCCCCCCGCTGGGCAACCTGGATGCCTACATTTCGGCCGCCAACCGCCTGCCGCTGCTCACGCTCGAAGAAGAGCAGGGCTTCGCTCGCAAGTTGCGCGACCAGAACGACCTTGACGCCGCCGGCGCGCTGATCCTGTCGCACCTGCGCCTGGTCGTCTCCATTTCCCGCCAGTACCTGGGCTACGGGCTGCCGCACGGCGACCTGATCCAGGAAGGCAACGTGGGCCTGATGAAGGCCGTGAAGCGTTTCGACCCCGACCAGGGCGTGCGGCTGGTGAGCTACGCCATGCACTGGATCAAGGCCGAAATCCACGAGTACATCCTGAAAAACTGGCGCATGGTCAAGGTCGCGACGACCAAGGCCCAGCGCAAGCTGTTCTTCAATCTGCGCTCGATGAAGCAGGGTTTCAAGGCCGAGTCGGCCGCGGCCGACAACGGCACGCACCGCGAAACGCTGAGCCCCGACGAGGTGTCGCAGATGGCGACCCGGCTCAACGTCAAGCCTGAAGAAGTGGTCGAAATGGAAACCCGCCTGTCGGGCGGCGACGTGCTGCTCGATCCGGGTCCTTCGGACGACGGCGACGAAGGCTTCGGCCCGATCGCCTACTTGGCCGACGCCACGCAGGAGCCAACCGCCCTGCTCGAATCGCAGCAGCGCGACCGCCTGTCGAGCGATGGCATCGCGACCGCGCTCGAAGCGCTGGACGACCGCAGCCGCCGCATCGTGGAAGAGCGCTGGCTCAAGGTCAACGACGACGGTTCGGGCGGCATGACGCTGCACGACCTGGCGGCTGTGTACGGCGTGAGCGCCGAGCGCATTCGCCAGATCGAAGTCGCTGCGATGAAGAAGATGAAGAAGGCGCTCGCCGACTACGCATAA
- a CDS encoding DUF962 domain-containing protein has product MTHTAAAPLASSDRKIDRLLAHYEESHRNPSNELIHFVAIPAIMLSIVGLLFAIHPWVAYVFVAASLVYYALLRAPAFLLTMLVLTALALVLVHAMGGLVLPVSAAIFVVAWIFQFIGHKLEGKKPSFFEDIQYLWVGPLFVLSKLFLKLGIRW; this is encoded by the coding sequence ATGACGCACACCGCCGCCGCACCCCTGGCATCGAGCGACCGCAAGATCGACCGCCTGCTCGCCCACTACGAGGAGAGCCACCGCAACCCGAGCAACGAGTTGATTCACTTCGTCGCCATCCCGGCGATCATGCTGAGCATCGTCGGCCTGCTGTTCGCGATCCATCCGTGGGTGGCCTATGTGTTCGTGGCGGCCAGCCTCGTCTACTACGCGCTGCTGCGCGCGCCGGCGTTCCTGCTGACCATGCTGGTGCTGACCGCGCTGGCCCTGGTGCTGGTGCATGCGATGGGCGGGCTGGTGCTGCCGGTGTCGGCCGCCATCTTCGTGGTGGCCTGGATCTTCCAGTTCATCGGCCACAAGCTGGAAGGCAAGAAGCCGTCGTTCTTCGAGGACATCCAGTACCTCTGGGTCGGCCCGCTCTTCGTGCTGTCGAAACTGTTCCTGAAGCTGGGCATCCGCTGGTAG
- a CDS encoding ABC transporter substrate-binding protein, translating into MPYSFFKRRAVALSFSLAACMAGAAQAGTVTVVTSFPKELTQAYKVAFEKANPGIKLEILNKSTVQGISYVRELPVGQRPDIFWASAPDAFEVLAGQKLLENVAAQANKAVPEKVGNYPINNPQGLYLGQALAGYGLMWNTRYMAANKLPAPAQWSDLMKPVYFGHAAMSAPSRSGTTHLTVETLLQGEGWDKGWNQLLQISGNSAAITERSFGVPDGVNNGQFGIGLVIDFFGLAGKFSGFPVEFVYPDVTAVVPANIGLISGSKNPEEARKFIAYSVSTEGQLLLLDPKISRLPVLPPSALGGKVPASYPNPFEIAKRAKVHFDSDLSEARYNVVSSMFDQTITFRHKELKAATKAIHEASAALAKKPNAQGQALLKQARDLAFTPLVGASLASDKDFLALFTANKKDAASNKQVTGLEDRWNSQARDHYERARGFAEQALATAR; encoded by the coding sequence ATGCCTTACAGCTTCTTCAAGCGCCGCGCCGTTGCGCTCTCGTTTTCGCTGGCCGCCTGCATGGCCGGTGCAGCGCAGGCCGGCACCGTCACCGTGGTCACGTCGTTCCCCAAGGAGCTGACGCAGGCCTACAAGGTCGCTTTCGAGAAGGCCAATCCGGGCATCAAGCTGGAGATCCTGAACAAGAGCACGGTGCAGGGCATCTCTTATGTGCGCGAGCTGCCGGTGGGCCAGCGGCCCGACATCTTCTGGGCTTCGGCACCCGACGCCTTCGAGGTGCTGGCCGGGCAGAAGCTGCTCGAGAACGTGGCGGCGCAGGCCAACAAGGCCGTGCCCGAGAAAGTGGGCAACTACCCCATCAACAACCCGCAGGGCCTGTACCTCGGGCAAGCACTGGCCGGCTACGGCCTGATGTGGAACACCCGCTACATGGCCGCCAACAAGCTGCCCGCGCCGGCACAGTGGAGCGACCTGATGAAGCCGGTGTACTTCGGCCACGCGGCCATGAGCGCGCCGTCGCGCTCGGGCACCACCCACCTGACCGTAGAGACCCTGCTGCAGGGCGAAGGCTGGGACAAGGGATGGAACCAGTTGCTGCAGATTTCGGGCAACAGCGCGGCCATCACCGAGCGCAGCTTCGGCGTGCCCGATGGGGTGAACAACGGGCAGTTCGGCATCGGCCTGGTGATCGACTTCTTCGGCCTGGCCGGCAAGTTCTCGGGCTTCCCGGTGGAGTTCGTCTACCCCGACGTGACGGCCGTGGTGCCGGCCAACATCGGCCTGATCAGCGGCAGCAAGAACCCCGAGGAGGCGCGCAAGTTCATTGCCTACAGCGTGTCCACCGAAGGCCAGTTGCTGCTGCTCGATCCGAAGATTTCGCGCCTGCCGGTGCTGCCGCCTTCGGCGCTGGGCGGCAAGGTGCCGGCCTCGTACCCGAATCCGTTCGAGATCGCCAAGCGCGCCAAGGTGCACTTCGACTCCGACCTTTCGGAAGCCCGCTACAACGTGGTGTCGTCGATGTTCGACCAGACCATCACCTTCCGCCACAAGGAGCTCAAGGCCGCCACCAAGGCGATCCACGAAGCCTCCGCAGCGCTGGCCAAGAAGCCGAACGCGCAAGGACAGGCCCTGCTGAAGCAGGCGCGCGACCTGGCCTTCACGCCGCTGGTGGGCGCATCGCTGGCGAGCGACAAGGACTTCCTGGCGCTGTTCACCGCCAACAAGAAGGACGCCGCCTCGAACAAACAGGTCACCGGCCTGGAAGACCGCTGGAACAGCCAGGCGCGCGACCACTACGAGCGCGCCAGGGGCTTCGCCGAACAGGCGCTGGCAACCGCCCGCTGA
- a CDS encoding response regulator transcription factor encodes MASYDSSPAPSSPAAQAGAPVPAATAILVVDDHDLLRLGVCALVQAQATSAGSQIEVFEAGNVADALALYETHQGCIGLVLLDLALPDTHGLSGLAEFRLRFPAARIVVLSGTGSSSLAQGVLALGAAAFLPKSADLKEVVSFIRACGLLDPDAAPLPAAPPPKSLSGYAEFAHASAWQELTPRQMQVLQWVLEGKANKEIAQLANLSEGTVKNHVSTILLLFGMRSRAQLISTLH; translated from the coding sequence GTGGCTTCCTACGACTCTTCACCCGCGCCTTCGTCCCCGGCCGCACAGGCCGGCGCGCCCGTCCCTGCGGCGACCGCGATCCTCGTCGTGGACGACCACGACCTGCTTCGCCTGGGTGTCTGCGCGTTGGTCCAGGCACAGGCCACTTCCGCCGGTTCGCAGATCGAGGTCTTCGAGGCCGGCAACGTCGCCGATGCGCTGGCCCTGTACGAAACCCACCAGGGGTGCATCGGCCTCGTGCTGCTCGACCTTGCGCTGCCCGACACGCACGGCCTGAGCGGCCTGGCCGAGTTCCGCCTGCGCTTTCCCGCTGCGCGCATCGTGGTGCTCTCGGGCACCGGCAGCAGCTCGCTGGCGCAGGGCGTGCTCGCTCTCGGGGCCGCAGCCTTCCTGCCCAAGTCGGCCGACCTGAAGGAAGTGGTGAGCTTCATCCGCGCCTGCGGCCTGCTCGATCCCGATGCGGCGCCACTGCCGGCGGCGCCGCCGCCGAAGTCGCTCTCCGGCTATGCGGAGTTCGCCCACGCCAGCGCATGGCAGGAACTCACGCCGCGCCAGATGCAGGTGCTGCAGTGGGTGCTCGAAGGCAAGGCCAACAAGGAAATCGCCCAGCTCGCCAACCTGAGCGAGGGCACGGTGAAGAACCACGTCTCGACCATCCTTCTGCTGTTCGGCATGCGTTCGCGCGCCCAGTTGATCAGCACCCTGCATTGA
- a CDS encoding ABC transporter permease: MSTTTAGTAPAAPGRRFFFGNVRPGAWLAGALVLGFLLLFLVLPVGRVFYTAFVDADGGLTFGHFGAFFDQGLMRESFFNSLFVATASALFAALIAVPLAYFTVRFQFRGAMLIQTLGVLPLIMPPFVGAAAMQLIFGRSGSLNLLLNEHFGVTLPIMEGLNGVIFVEAIHYFPFILMNLTVALRNIDGAMEEAALNLGCTGWRLFWRVIFPLAMPGFVAGASLVFVKVFDDLGTPLVLGQTNMLAPQAYLRITQVGLEDPLGYVISVIMIVFSITAMALSARMLAGKEYSTIQKGGASIAKRQLSPLGSFAAYGWIFLVLLVVLSPHLGVLLLSLAQVWSFSPLPDAYTLAHYETVFQDAGGMMKNTLLYCGLAAGLDVLLGVTIAYLMLRTTLPARKWLDWIATASLAVPGIVLAIGYLRLFKGVTVPGTDTLLTSTWIVIMLAYAVRRLPYALRSCVAALQQVHVSLEEAAESLGATKMRTIQRVVVPLMAGGILAGFVTSFITAAVELSATILLSSSESQAPMSYGIYLYMQSVAGRGPGAALGVLAIAVVALGTYLSHVVVERAGRQLTHRPVDEVLPALPLAATPATAPAVKN, translated from the coding sequence ATGTCCACGACGACCGCCGGCACCGCGCCGGCCGCGCCAGGCAGGCGCTTTTTCTTCGGCAACGTGCGCCCCGGCGCATGGCTGGCCGGGGCCTTGGTGCTCGGCTTTCTCCTGCTGTTCCTGGTGTTGCCGGTAGGAAGGGTTTTCTACACGGCCTTCGTCGATGCCGATGGCGGCCTGACCTTCGGCCACTTCGGCGCCTTCTTCGACCAGGGGCTGATGCGCGAATCGTTCTTCAACAGCCTGTTCGTCGCCACCGCGTCGGCGCTGTTCGCTGCATTGATCGCGGTGCCGCTGGCCTACTTCACCGTGCGTTTCCAGTTTCGCGGCGCGATGCTGATCCAGACGCTGGGCGTGCTGCCGCTGATCATGCCGCCCTTCGTGGGCGCGGCGGCAATGCAGCTGATCTTCGGCCGCTCGGGCTCGCTGAACCTGCTGCTGAACGAGCACTTCGGCGTCACGCTGCCGATCATGGAAGGGCTCAACGGCGTGATCTTCGTCGAGGCCATCCACTACTTTCCGTTCATCCTGATGAACCTGACGGTGGCGCTGCGCAACATCGACGGCGCAATGGAAGAAGCGGCGTTGAACCTCGGCTGCACCGGCTGGCGCCTGTTCTGGCGCGTGATCTTTCCGCTGGCCATGCCGGGCTTCGTGGCCGGTGCCTCGCTGGTGTTCGTGAAGGTGTTCGACGACCTGGGCACGCCGCTGGTGCTGGGCCAGACCAACATGCTGGCGCCGCAGGCCTACCTGCGCATCACCCAGGTCGGGCTCGAAGACCCGCTGGGCTACGTCATCAGCGTGATCATGATCGTGTTCTCCATCACCGCGATGGCGCTGTCCGCGCGCATGCTGGCCGGCAAGGAATATTCGACCATCCAGAAGGGCGGCGCGAGCATCGCCAAGCGCCAGTTGTCGCCGCTGGGTTCGTTCGCAGCCTACGGCTGGATCTTCCTGGTGCTGCTGGTCGTGCTGAGCCCGCACCTGGGCGTGCTGCTGCTGTCGCTGGCCCAGGTGTGGAGCTTTTCGCCGCTGCCCGACGCCTACACGCTGGCCCACTACGAGACCGTGTTCCAGGACGCCGGCGGCATGATGAAGAACACGCTGCTGTACTGCGGCCTGGCCGCGGGGCTCGATGTGCTGCTGGGCGTGACCATCGCCTACCTGATGCTGCGCACCACGCTGCCTGCGCGCAAGTGGCTCGACTGGATCGCCACGGCCTCGCTGGCCGTGCCGGGCATCGTGCTGGCCATCGGCTACCTGCGCCTGTTCAAGGGTGTCACGGTGCCGGGCACCGACACGCTGCTGACCAGCACCTGGATCGTGATCATGCTGGCCTACGCGGTGCGCCGCCTGCCCTATGCGCTGCGCTCCTGCGTGGCCGCCCTGCAGCAGGTGCACGTGTCGCTGGAAGAAGCAGCCGAGAGCCTGGGCGCGACCAAGATGCGCACCATCCAGCGCGTGGTGGTGCCGCTGATGGCGGGCGGCATCCTCGCGGGCTTCGTGACCAGCTTCATCACGGCGGCGGTGGAGCTGTCCGCGACGATCCTGCTGTCGTCCTCCGAGTCGCAGGCACCGATGAGCTACGGCATCTACCTGTACATGCAGAGCGTGGCCGGCCGTGGGCCGGGCGCAGCGCTGGGCGTGCTGGCCATCGCGGTGGTGGCGCTCGGCACTTACCTGTCGCATGTGGTGGTCGAGCGCGCCGGCAGGCAGCTCACGCACCGGCCGGTCGACGAGGTACTGCCCGCACTGCCCCTCGCCGCAACACCCGCCACCGCCCCGGCGGTCAAGAACTGA
- a CDS encoding hybrid sensor histidine kinase/response regulator, whose translation MSEAVVALNDPLADHSLGQRVLREHVASVYSTYGVSTLTHMAFVVVFGSIIYSQLKDPSLLFWMAGLLMADIYVFFTPRWTPSRPAHESSYWARKISRLVTLVSMVSAVVPWLIVPHDNLPMTSLLMAVIVGSCARAAQSLWPLKAALFGYTMPMSLGMITALAWQGDGLHLFLAIAGAAYLLLTLHAGIGQHKLLTQSLMLRFENEALAARLGEQIAATERASEEKTRFLGTASHDLRQPLHAIALFGAALENELRDRPEGRNAERLMRAVNALGASLDTMLDISRLDAGVITPAPQSVQLDALFLPLNHTFSARAEQKQLQLRVRASGLWVRSDPQLLHRMLSNLMDNALKYTARGGVTVTARDRGDAVWIEVRDSGIGIAPEQSSRIFEEFYQIDNPGRDRSRGLGIGLSIVQRLSRLLGHPVQMHSRPGRGTHFRVVLPAVDAQADMRVRQLSQTAVEALERERQWQGRPALPGRVLLLDDELEIREAMMGLLRSHAIDAHAVADEAGAAAALQQASREGRPFELLVCDYRLADGADGLDAGLRLSQGQGAAIPLLLITGETAPERLQRVRESKVPVLFKPVVADSLLRAMAEVAVAR comes from the coding sequence TTGAGCGAAGCGGTCGTGGCGTTGAACGATCCGCTGGCCGACCATTCGCTCGGCCAGCGCGTGCTGCGCGAGCACGTTGCCTCGGTCTACAGCACCTACGGCGTCTCGACGCTGACCCACATGGCCTTCGTGGTGGTGTTCGGAAGCATCATCTATTCGCAGCTCAAAGACCCGAGCCTGCTGTTCTGGATGGCCGGGCTGCTGATGGCCGACATCTACGTGTTCTTCACACCGCGCTGGACCCCGTCCCGGCCCGCGCACGAAAGCTCCTATTGGGCGCGAAAGATCTCGCGCCTGGTCACGCTGGTCAGCATGGTCTCGGCGGTGGTGCCCTGGCTCATCGTGCCGCACGACAACCTGCCGATGACCTCGCTGCTGATGGCCGTCATCGTTGGCAGTTGCGCGCGGGCTGCGCAGTCGCTGTGGCCTCTGAAGGCCGCGCTGTTCGGCTACACGATGCCCATGTCGCTGGGCATGATCACCGCGCTTGCGTGGCAGGGCGACGGCCTGCATCTCTTTCTGGCGATTGCCGGCGCGGCCTACCTGCTGCTGACCCTGCATGCGGGCATCGGCCAGCACAAGCTGCTGACCCAATCGCTCATGCTGCGCTTCGAGAACGAGGCGCTTGCCGCACGGCTCGGAGAGCAGATCGCCGCCACCGAGCGCGCGAGCGAAGAAAAAACCCGCTTCCTCGGCACCGCCAGCCATGACCTGCGCCAGCCGCTGCATGCCATCGCGCTGTTCGGCGCCGCGCTCGAGAACGAACTGCGCGACCGCCCCGAGGGCCGCAACGCCGAGCGCCTGATGCGTGCGGTGAATGCGCTGGGCGCCTCGCTCGACACCATGCTCGACATCTCGCGCCTTGATGCGGGCGTGATCACGCCGGCGCCGCAGTCGGTGCAGCTCGATGCGCTGTTCCTGCCGCTCAACCACACCTTCTCGGCCCGTGCCGAACAAAAGCAACTGCAACTGCGCGTGCGCGCCAGCGGCCTGTGGGTGCGCAGCGATCCGCAACTGCTGCACCGCATGCTGTCGAACCTGATGGACAACGCGCTCAAGTACACCGCGCGCGGCGGCGTGACGGTGACCGCGCGCGACCGCGGCGATGCCGTGTGGATCGAGGTGCGCGACAGCGGCATCGGCATCGCACCCGAACAGTCGAGCCGCATCTTCGAGGAGTTCTATCAGATCGACAATCCGGGCCGCGACCGCTCGCGAGGGCTGGGCATCGGCCTGTCGATCGTGCAGCGCCTGTCGCGCCTGCTCGGGCATCCGGTGCAGATGCATTCGCGGCCGGGGCGGGGCACGCACTTTCGTGTCGTGCTGCCGGCTGTCGACGCACAAGCCGATATGCGGGTCAGGCAGCTCTCGCAGACTGCCGTCGAAGCCCTGGAGAGAGAGCGGCAGTGGCAAGGCAGGCCCGCGCTGCCGGGCCGCGTGCTGCTGCTCGACGACGAACTCGAAATCCGCGAGGCCATGATGGGGCTGCTGCGCTCCCATGCCATCGACGCCCACGCCGTGGCGGACGAAGCGGGTGCGGCTGCCGCCTTGCAGCAGGCGAGCCGCGAGGGCCGCCCCTTCGAACTGCTGGTGTGCGACTACCGGCTGGCCGATGGCGCCGACGGCCTTGATGCGGGCCTGCGTCTCAGCCAGGGGCAGGGCGCCGCAATACCGTTGCTGTTGATCACCGGCGAAACCGCACCCGAGCGTTTGCAGCGCGTGCGCGAATCGAAAGTGCCCGTGCTCTTCAAGCCGGTCGTTGCCGACTCGCTGCTGCGGGCCATGGCCGAGGTGGCTGTCGCCCGTTAG
- a CDS encoding ABC transporter ATP-binding protein — protein sequence MKKVPVQCRNVRLAYGTTEVLKDVSIDVEPGEFFALLGPSGSGKSTLLRLIAGFNRHQHGEVLIDGKDVSNKAPWERNVGMVFQSYALWPHMSVWDNVAFGLVERKAPKAVIKEKVSAALELVGLLQYAQRRPSQLSGGQQQRVALARTIVIEPQVLLLDEPLSNLDKTLRVQMRQELLAMQRRLGLTTIFVTHDQEEAMTTADRMAVLDKGVVQQVGAPATLYDYPVNTFVANFVGTMNLLEGKVRSRRGDTLSLDVEGVGELHFPLPSDAPEADTIQVSFRPHSLRVDVADATHDARYVWVPGTVEASEFLGEFTRYRVRVGHQNLAVDHPHQMGLSKFPVGGAVSLGIEPSQVRMFGA from the coding sequence ATGAAAAAAGTACCTGTCCAGTGCCGCAACGTGCGGCTCGCCTACGGCACCACCGAAGTGCTGAAGGACGTCAGCATCGATGTCGAGCCCGGCGAGTTCTTCGCCCTGCTCGGGCCTTCCGGCTCGGGCAAGTCGACCCTGCTGCGCCTGATTGCCGGCTTCAACCGGCACCAGCACGGCGAGGTGCTGATCGACGGCAAGGACGTGAGCAACAAGGCGCCGTGGGAGCGCAACGTCGGCATGGTGTTCCAGAGCTACGCGCTGTGGCCGCACATGTCGGTGTGGGACAACGTGGCCTTCGGGCTGGTCGAGCGCAAGGCGCCCAAGGCGGTCATCAAGGAGAAGGTCTCGGCCGCGCTCGAACTGGTGGGGCTGCTGCAGTATGCGCAGCGCCGCCCGAGCCAGTTGTCGGGCGGCCAGCAGCAGCGCGTGGCGCTGGCGCGCACCATCGTCATCGAGCCGCAGGTGCTGCTGCTGGACGAGCCGCTGTCCAACCTCGACAAGACCTTGCGCGTGCAGATGCGCCAGGAGCTGCTGGCGATGCAGCGCCGGCTGGGGCTGACCACCATCTTCGTCACGCACGACCAGGAAGAGGCCATGACCACGGCCGACCGCATGGCCGTGCTCGACAAGGGCGTGGTGCAGCAGGTCGGCGCGCCGGCCACGCTGTACGACTACCCGGTGAACACCTTCGTCGCGAACTTCGTGGGCACCATGAACCTGCTGGAGGGCAAGGTGCGCTCGCGGCGCGGGGACACGTTGTCGCTGGATGTCGAAGGCGTCGGTGAGTTGCACTTTCCGCTGCCCTCGGATGCGCCGGAGGCCGACACCATCCAGGTCAGCTTCAGGCCGCACTCGCTGCGCGTGGACGTGGCCGACGCGACGCACGACGCCCGCTACGTGTGGGTGCCGGGCACGGTGGAGGCCAGCGAGTTCCTGGGCGAGTTCACGCGTTACCGCGTGCGCGTGGGCCACCAGAACCTGGCGGTGGACCACCCGCACCAGATGGGCTTGTCGAAGTTTCCCGTTGGCGGGGCGGTGAGCCTGGGCATCGAGCCTTCGCAAGTGCGCATGTTCGGCGCCTGA